From a single Streptomyces liliifuscus genomic region:
- a CDS encoding phosphopantetheine-binding protein, whose translation MTITLDDLVLVLTECAGADDDVTLNGQNLDLPFTDLGYDSLALLETAALMKHRFGVELTDEEVTGIETPREFLDRVNHAAAQAA comes from the coding sequence ATGACCATCACCCTCGACGACCTGGTCCTCGTGCTCACCGAGTGCGCCGGCGCCGACGACGACGTCACGCTCAACGGCCAGAACCTGGACCTGCCCTTCACCGACCTCGGCTACGACTCGCTGGCGCTGCTGGAGACGGCGGCCCTGATGAAGCACCGGTTCGGGGTCGAGCTCACCGACGAGGAGGTCACCGGGATAGAGACGCCCCGGGAGTTCCTCGACCGGGTCAACCACGCTGCGGCCCAGGCCGCCTGA
- a CDS encoding aromatase/cyclase, giving the protein MDTETHERTADSPTRSAEHVTELAASARRAYALIEDVGRWPLLFAPCIWSQELERTGDIQRIRLWAVVGNGVRSWTSRRVLDPAGNRIDFAQETPAAPLTEMSGHWRFQDASPGSPGRLELGHRWTTEGDPGAADRIAAALDSNSTVEIGALRSWAERPEEPDELILTFSDDELIAAPAAEVYDFLYRADLWPERLPHVAGLDLETVPAEAATAGAEVQTMDMETSAADGSKHTTQSVRLCFEGERIVYKQTTPPRGLLAHSGEWLFSSGPEGTLVTARHTVALDPAAVESVFGPGTTIAEALVKARDIIGANSRGTLRTARSHLGQGAAE; this is encoded by the coding sequence GTGGACACGGAGACGCACGAGAGGACCGCGGACAGCCCCACCCGCAGCGCCGAGCACGTGACCGAGCTGGCCGCGTCGGCCCGCCGCGCCTACGCGCTCATCGAGGACGTCGGCCGCTGGCCGCTGCTCTTCGCGCCCTGCATCTGGTCCCAGGAACTGGAACGCACCGGCGACATCCAGCGCATCAGGCTCTGGGCGGTGGTCGGCAACGGGGTGCGCAGCTGGACCTCGCGGCGGGTGCTCGACCCGGCGGGCAACCGGATCGACTTCGCACAGGAGACCCCGGCCGCGCCGCTCACGGAGATGTCGGGCCACTGGCGGTTCCAGGACGCCTCGCCGGGCAGCCCCGGGCGGCTGGAATTGGGGCACCGGTGGACGACCGAAGGCGATCCGGGCGCGGCCGACCGCATCGCCGCCGCGCTGGACTCCAACAGCACCGTCGAGATCGGGGCGCTCCGGTCCTGGGCGGAACGCCCCGAGGAGCCGGACGAGTTGATCCTGACCTTCAGCGACGACGAGCTCATAGCCGCGCCGGCCGCGGAGGTCTACGACTTCCTGTACCGCGCCGATCTGTGGCCGGAGCGGCTGCCGCACGTGGCCGGGCTCGACCTGGAGACAGTCCCGGCGGAGGCCGCCACCGCGGGCGCGGAGGTGCAGACGATGGACATGGAGACCTCCGCCGCGGACGGCAGCAAGCACACCACCCAGTCGGTGCGGCTGTGCTTCGAGGGCGAGCGGATCGTCTACAAGCAGACCACCCCGCCGCGCGGACTGCTGGCCCACTCCGGGGAGTGGCTCTTCAGCAGCGGTCCCGAGGGCACCCTGGTCACCGCCCGGCACACGGTGGCCCTTGATCCTGCCGCGGTGGAGAGCGTCTTCGGACCGGGCACCACCATCGCCGAGGCACTCGTCAAGGCCCGGGACATCATCGGCGCCAACAGCCGGGGCACCCTTCGGACGGCCCGGAGCCATCTCGGTCAGGGGGCCGCCGAGTGA
- a CDS encoding SDR family NAD(P)-dependent oxidoreductase, with amino-acid sequence MEQEQAPRGTAVVTGATRGIGRSVAASLGALGHPVYLCARDEEALTQTVKELQESGVTADGTVCDVTSADSVQRFVQAAVDRFGPVEVLVNNAGRSGGGVTAEIPDELWFDVINTNLNSVFLVTKQVLTTGRMRELKRARIVSIASTGGKQGVVFGAPYSASKHGVVGFTKALGLELAKSGITVNAVCPGYVETPMAGNVRQHYARIWNTTEDEVLERFNAKIPLGRYTDPDEVAAMVAYLVSDAAAAVTAQAINVCGGLGNY; translated from the coding sequence ATGGAGCAGGAACAGGCCCCCCGGGGCACTGCCGTCGTCACCGGAGCGACCCGGGGCATCGGACGGTCCGTCGCGGCCTCCCTGGGCGCGCTCGGACACCCCGTCTACCTCTGCGCCCGGGACGAGGAAGCCCTCACCCAGACCGTCAAGGAGCTCCAGGAGAGCGGTGTGACGGCCGACGGAACCGTGTGCGACGTGACCTCGGCGGACAGTGTGCAGCGGTTCGTCCAGGCCGCCGTCGACCGGTTCGGTCCCGTGGAGGTCCTGGTGAACAACGCCGGGCGCAGCGGCGGCGGCGTCACCGCGGAGATCCCCGACGAGCTCTGGTTCGACGTCATCAACACCAACCTCAACAGCGTCTTCCTGGTCACCAAGCAGGTGCTGACCACCGGCCGGATGCGTGAGCTGAAGCGCGCCAGGATCGTCAGCATCGCCTCCACGGGCGGCAAGCAGGGCGTCGTGTTCGGGGCTCCCTACTCGGCCTCCAAGCACGGCGTGGTCGGGTTCACCAAGGCCCTCGGTCTTGAGCTGGCCAAGAGCGGAATCACCGTCAACGCGGTCTGCCCCGGCTATGTGGAGACGCCCATGGCGGGCAACGTGCGCCAGCACTACGCCCGTATCTGGAACACCACCGAGGACGAGGTCCTGGAGCGGTTCAACGCCAAGATCCCCCTCGGCCGCTACACCGACCCCGACGAGGTCGCCGCCATGGTGGCGTATCTGGTCTCGGACGCGGCGGCGGCCGTCACCGCGCAGGCGATCAACGTCTGCGGCGGTCTCGGAAACTACTGA
- a CDS encoding nitroreductase/quinone reductase family protein: protein MAADQFDPAPTTPAEGDPGSYNLPVMQEFRQNGGKVGGPFEGGSLILLTTKGAKSGVVRTVPTLFFAQADGSLLIFGSNGGADTHPAWFHNIKVNPRVTVETGEETYSAVATEVPAGSEERDRLFAEAAAEVQAFAAYQAQTERKIPLVILSRKD, encoded by the coding sequence GTGGCTGCTGACCAGTTCGACCCCGCGCCCACCACCCCCGCCGAAGGAGACCCGGGCAGTTACAACCTCCCGGTCATGCAGGAGTTCCGGCAGAACGGCGGCAAGGTCGGCGGCCCCTTCGAGGGCGGTTCGCTCATCCTGCTCACCACCAAGGGGGCGAAGTCCGGCGTGGTGCGTACGGTGCCCACGCTCTTCTTCGCCCAGGCCGACGGCAGCCTGCTGATATTCGGCAGCAACGGCGGCGCGGACACCCACCCCGCCTGGTTCCACAACATCAAGGTGAATCCCCGGGTGACCGTCGAGACCGGTGAGGAGACCTACTCGGCCGTCGCGACCGAGGTGCCGGCCGGGAGCGAGGAGCGCGACCGCCTCTTCGCCGAGGCCGCCGCCGAGGTGCAGGCCTTCGCCGCCTACCAGGCCCAGACCGAGCGGAAGATCCCCCTGGTCATACTGAGCCGGAAGGACTGA
- a CDS encoding TetR/AcrR family transcriptional regulator, producing the protein MAAAPSERADAVRNRQKILAAAARLVAAGAAERLSLDEVARVADVGVGTVYRRFGDRAGLVFALLEEQHQLFRARVVEGPPPLGPQADAADRLRAFLHALVDLSVGQRELLLLAESSSPPARYLSASYDFQHAHAGRLIAELRPDADADFLADALLAPFAPSLIDHQSRVRGFSPERIKAGFDQLLRSTLEPGAVTTAAVEPTSSRLPAEAGTVADDGCANARR; encoded by the coding sequence ATGGCCGCAGCCCCATCCGAACGCGCCGACGCGGTGCGCAACCGACAGAAGATCCTGGCCGCGGCCGCCCGTCTGGTGGCCGCCGGAGCAGCGGAGCGGCTCTCCCTCGACGAGGTGGCCCGGGTGGCGGACGTGGGCGTGGGCACGGTCTACCGCCGCTTCGGCGACCGCGCCGGACTGGTCTTCGCCCTCCTGGAGGAACAGCATCAGCTGTTCCGCGCCCGGGTGGTGGAGGGCCCGCCCCCCTTGGGGCCGCAGGCCGACGCCGCCGACCGGCTGCGTGCCTTCCTGCACGCGCTCGTCGACCTCTCCGTCGGGCAGCGGGAACTGCTGCTGCTCGCCGAGTCCAGTTCGCCGCCCGCGCGCTACCTCAGTGCCTCCTACGACTTCCAGCACGCGCATGCCGGCCGGCTGATCGCCGAGCTGCGCCCGGACGCCGACGCGGACTTTCTGGCGGACGCGCTGCTGGCCCCCTTCGCGCCCAGCCTGATCGACCACCAGAGCCGGGTCAGGGGCTTCTCGCCGGAGCGCATCAAGGCCGGCTTCGACCAGCTCCTGCGCAGCACGCTGGAGCCGGGAGCGGTGACGACGGCCGCTGTCGAGCCGACCTCCAGCCGCCTTCCAGCGGAGGCCGGGACCGTGGCGGACGACGGGTGCGCGAACGCACGCCGCTGA
- a CDS encoding aldo/keto reductase — translation MRYTLLGRTGVRISRLALGTMTFGDDWKLPEATRARIFDQYAEAGGNFIDTADEYGDGSAETTLGKLLAGRRDQFVLSTKYTMQTRPGDLNSAGNHRKNLVRSLEASLRRLGTDHLDMLWVHARDTLTPVPEVMRALDDQVRAGKVLYVGVSDWPAWEVAQANTLAELRDWSPFAGLQIRYNLLERTVERELLPMAHAFDLPVFAWGPLADGRLTGKYLRSEEGRLDHVAWGQGGTGPGDDVVEETVRVAEAAGVSPAQVALAWLLSRPGNVVPILGATKPEQLADNLGAVEAVLEDDWLAGLERVSRVEPGFPHDFLRFPAMRDAIYGDRWQQVDDLRTTARRVPADDRYGAA, via the coding sequence GTGCGCTACACGCTTCTCGGCAGGACCGGGGTCCGGATCTCCCGGCTGGCGCTGGGCACCATGACCTTCGGCGACGACTGGAAACTCCCCGAGGCGACGCGCGCGCGGATCTTCGACCAGTACGCCGAGGCCGGCGGCAACTTCATCGACACGGCCGACGAGTACGGCGACGGATCGGCGGAGACGACGCTCGGCAAGCTGCTCGCCGGGCGCCGTGACCAGTTCGTCCTCAGCACCAAGTACACGATGCAGACGCGGCCGGGTGACCTGAACTCCGCGGGCAACCACCGGAAGAACCTGGTGCGTTCCCTGGAGGCGAGCCTGCGCCGGCTCGGCACCGACCACCTGGACATGCTGTGGGTGCACGCCCGCGACACCCTCACCCCGGTGCCCGAGGTGATGCGGGCGCTGGACGACCAGGTGCGCGCGGGCAAGGTGCTCTACGTCGGTGTGTCGGACTGGCCCGCGTGGGAGGTGGCCCAGGCCAACACCCTGGCCGAACTGCGTGACTGGTCGCCCTTCGCGGGACTGCAGATCAGGTACAACCTGCTGGAGCGCACCGTCGAGCGTGAACTCCTCCCGATGGCCCACGCCTTCGACCTGCCGGTGTTCGCCTGGGGCCCGCTGGCCGACGGGCGGCTCACCGGCAAGTACCTGCGGTCCGAGGAGGGCCGGCTGGACCACGTGGCCTGGGGGCAGGGCGGCACAGGACCCGGCGACGACGTAGTGGAGGAGACCGTACGGGTCGCCGAGGCCGCCGGAGTCAGCCCCGCCCAGGTGGCGCTGGCCTGGCTGCTGTCCCGGCCCGGAAACGTGGTGCCGATCCTCGGCGCCACGAAGCCCGAGCAGCTCGCCGACAACCTGGGCGCCGTCGAAGCCGTGCTGGAGGACGACTGGCTGGCGGGCCTGGAACGGGTCAGCCGTGTGGAGCCGGGCTTCCCGCACGACTTCCTGCGCTTCCCGGCCATGCGGGACGCCATCTACGGCGACCGCTGGCAGCAGGTCGACGACCTGCGGACGACCGCGCGACGGGTACCGGCCGACGACCGGTACGGGGCGGCCTGA
- a CDS encoding acyl-CoA dehydrogenase family protein, which produces MLDTEELAQQAAESARGAEEARKLDPDVVKLLVEAGFARHFVPRECGGAEGTFAELTEAVARVGAACPATAWCASLAANLGRMAAYLPAEGYREVWAQGPDALVVGSLSPFGQAAPAAGGWTVSGRWPYISAVAYADWLLLCATLPDGAGPRVFAVPRDEVEVVESWESVGMRATGSHTVVASGVFVPERRSFARADLLTGRPTASTAPCHTVPLEAANGLSFAGPLLGAAEGALAQWSAYAVVKARSAVLRPQAPGPSREALAGVLAHSAGETDAARLLLERCAQVADLGAEVTPEQTRRNLRDTALSVRMLASAVNRLAANGGTTGYGESAPLQRYWRDVNTSATHVALQFESAALAYAEGRLWTTETGGPAAAR; this is translated from the coding sequence ATGCTGGACACCGAGGAACTGGCCCAACAGGCCGCCGAATCCGCGCGAGGGGCCGAGGAGGCCCGCAAGCTCGACCCCGACGTGGTCAAACTGCTGGTCGAGGCCGGCTTCGCCCGGCACTTCGTACCCCGGGAGTGCGGCGGCGCCGAGGGCACCTTCGCGGAACTCACCGAGGCGGTGGCGCGGGTCGGCGCCGCCTGTCCCGCCACCGCCTGGTGCGCCTCGCTGGCCGCCAACCTGGGCCGGATGGCGGCGTATCTGCCCGCCGAGGGCTACCGGGAGGTGTGGGCGCAGGGGCCCGACGCGCTCGTCGTCGGCTCCCTCTCCCCCTTCGGACAGGCCGCCCCCGCGGCCGGCGGCTGGACGGTGTCCGGGCGCTGGCCCTACATCAGCGCCGTGGCGTACGCGGACTGGCTGCTGCTGTGCGCCACGCTGCCCGACGGGGCCGGGCCCCGGGTCTTCGCGGTTCCCCGGGACGAGGTGGAGGTCGTGGAGAGCTGGGAGAGCGTCGGTATGCGGGCCACCGGCAGCCACACGGTGGTCGCCTCCGGTGTGTTCGTTCCCGAGCGGCGCTCCTTCGCCCGCGCCGACCTGCTGACGGGCCGCCCCACGGCGTCCACGGCGCCCTGTCACACCGTGCCGCTGGAAGCTGCCAACGGTCTCTCGTTCGCCGGGCCGCTGCTGGGAGCCGCCGAGGGCGCGCTCGCCCAGTGGTCGGCGTACGCGGTGGTCAAGGCGCGCAGCGCGGTCCTGCGGCCCCAGGCGCCGGGCCCCAGCCGCGAGGCGCTCGCCGGTGTGCTGGCCCACTCGGCCGGGGAGACGGACGCCGCGCGACTGCTGCTGGAGCGGTGCGCGCAAGTCGCCGACCTGGGCGCTGAGGTGACTCCCGAGCAGACCCGGCGCAATCTGCGCGACACCGCCCTGTCGGTGCGGATGCTGGCCTCCGCGGTCAACCGGCTCGCGGCGAACGGCGGCACCACGGGCTACGGGGAGAGCGCCCCGCTGCAGCGTTACTGGCGGGACGTCAACACCTCGGCCACCCACGTGGCCCTCCAGTTCGAATCGGCGGCGCTCGCCTACGCCGAGGGACGCCTGTGGACCACGGAGACCGGCGGTCCGGCAGCCGCGCGGTAG
- a CDS encoding PPOX class F420-dependent oxidoreductase: MPNYVDAPEGWWREFIMADPPRTAKASVVRKDGSPHVVPVGVIMDGDDIIYTCQKDSVKGRSLQRDGRIAMLWDDERPPFSFVLVRGRATLSEDIDELRAWTARIGGRYHGKRREEEFSERFTIPNGVVVRVKVEQIVAKVNLSETVNVKDA; encoded by the coding sequence ATGCCCAACTACGTGGACGCGCCCGAGGGTTGGTGGCGGGAGTTCATCATGGCCGATCCGCCCAGGACCGCGAAGGCCTCGGTGGTCCGCAAGGACGGCAGTCCCCATGTCGTCCCGGTGGGAGTCATCATGGACGGCGACGACATCATCTACACGTGCCAGAAGGACAGCGTGAAGGGCCGCTCCCTGCAGCGGGACGGCAGGATCGCGATGCTGTGGGACGACGAGCGTCCGCCGTTCTCGTTCGTGCTGGTGCGCGGGCGGGCGACGCTCAGCGAGGACATCGACGAACTGCGCGCCTGGACCGCCCGGATCGGTGGCCGGTACCACGGCAAGCGGCGCGAGGAGGAGTTCTCCGAGCGGTTCACCATCCCCAACGGCGTCGTGGTCCGGGTGAAGGTGGAGCAGATCGTCGCCAAGGTGAATCTGTCGGAGACCGTGAACGTGAAGGACGCGTAG
- a CDS encoding MBL fold metallo-hydrolase, translating to MSGRTVTGARTATPGRLEELADGVFAYIQPDGGWCVSNAGILLEPGRGGGPVLVDTAATQGRARAMRTALAGLTPESPRLIVNTHFHGDHTFGNAVLAGPGTVVVAHERTRTEMAAAGLGLTALWPDVEWGGIELMLPDLTYRQGLTLHQGERRIELIHPGPAHTTNDTLVWLPEERVLFAGDVVLPGCTPFVLMGSVAGSLATLELLRKLDPRTVVGGHGPVSGPEALTQTEEYFHWLTELAAKGRAAGLTPLQLARETGPGPYGDLRDPERLVANLHRAYSELAGEELGSALDVVSVFGEMVEYNGGVLPLSHA from the coding sequence GTGAGTGGTCGTACTGTGACCGGGGCCCGGACCGCCACCCCGGGAAGGCTGGAAGAGCTGGCGGACGGTGTGTTCGCGTACATCCAGCCCGACGGCGGCTGGTGCGTCAGCAACGCGGGCATCCTGCTGGAACCGGGGCGGGGCGGTGGACCCGTCCTGGTCGACACGGCCGCCACCCAGGGGCGGGCCCGCGCCATGCGGACCGCCCTCGCCGGGCTCACGCCCGAGTCCCCGCGGTTGATCGTCAACACCCACTTCCACGGCGACCACACCTTCGGCAACGCCGTACTGGCGGGCCCGGGCACCGTCGTCGTCGCGCACGAGCGCACCCGTACGGAGATGGCGGCAGCCGGACTCGGTCTGACCGCGCTGTGGCCCGACGTCGAGTGGGGCGGCATCGAGTTGATGCTGCCCGACCTGACGTACCGCCAGGGGCTCACCCTCCACCAGGGGGAGCGCCGGATCGAGCTGATCCATCCGGGCCCCGCGCACACCACCAACGACACGCTGGTGTGGCTGCCCGAGGAGCGCGTGCTGTTCGCCGGCGACGTGGTGCTTCCCGGCTGTACGCCGTTCGTGCTGATGGGATCCGTCGCGGGTTCCCTCGCCACCCTGGAACTCCTGCGGAAGCTGGACCCGCGGACCGTCGTCGGCGGCCACGGCCCCGTCAGCGGCCCCGAGGCGCTGACACAGACCGAGGAGTACTTCCACTGGCTGACGGAGCTTGCCGCCAAGGGCAGGGCGGCGGGGCTCACCCCCCTCCAGCTCGCCCGCGAGACGGGGCCCGGTCCGTACGGCGACCTGCGCGATCCCGAGCGGTTGGTGGCCAACCTGCACCGGGCCTACTCGGAACTGGCCGGCGAAGAACTCGGCAGCGCCCTCGACGTCGTGTCGGTCTTCGGCGAGATGGTCGAGTACAACGGCGGTGTACTTCCCCTCTCACACGCCTGA